The Oreochromis aureus strain Israel breed Guangdong linkage group 7, ZZ_aureus, whole genome shotgun sequence region ACAGTACAAAAATGCAGTGGAATTTTACATATGTGAAAGTATGGTTAAAGCTAATGGAAATGCCATTAGTAAAAACATCATACTCAAATTGTAATttgtgtgaaaaaacaaacaaataaacagtggGACTAGTCTGAATTTTCTTTGTAAAAAGgttcattttttaatgtttttgccTATAAATTTTAATTTCCCTGTAAGAAAAGCTTATTCATGTTTACATTTATATGAAAGTAGACTGTATACATGCATCAGTGCATGGGGACCGTTAGCTAAGGATCATGATATTCCCATTGTGTGTTTACTGAGCGTCAGTAAAACATAACTCTTTCCTTACCATTCTTTTCATGAATCTGAACCAGGGATTTGTATGACTGTTGTGCTCTGGCAAGATTGTACTGGTtctgaaagacaaaaggcaACATGTTAATATGCAGAAGCAGTTTGCTCTACAGGATGAACCATGCCTTTTACTTGTTTTCATTACTGAAACAATcctcgtttaaaaaaaaaaaaaaaaaaaatcacactaatTCATGAAATGTGTTACCTTATTGGCTCCAAACTGCACCCTGGCTTTTCCTTTAACCAGAGTTGCATTTATCTGCATAATGACAGATTCTATGGAATAGGCACTGCTCCAGCCCTAACAAACACAAATGGAAATGAATCAGTTTCTGTTGTTAgtcataattattattttattaatcccATTTGCATACCTGTTTTGTGAGAAGTTCCATGCACAATGCTCCTCCCCCTAAAACgtaactaagaaaaaaaaaagaaagaaaaaaaattcacaaatgTGTCATTAAGCAAAAATGTTTTCAccttttcaaaaaaaaattgGTCTTTTTCTTGCcctccagaattttttttttttttttttttacttttgctgaaattatcagaagtcTTGAAAGTAAGTATAATACAGTGATGTATGGCAATGGTGTGTGTTTTATAATTccttttaaattcaattttaactGCTTCACCTCTACTGCCATAAGCATAGATACAGTGAATCTTCACACGTCATACCATACTTATTTACAACACGATTTCTCTCTAGCTGAGAATCTCCTTTTCTATGATAATAGGTCATTTCTACCTAATTAACACAGAGCAACCAAAACcactgtctctttttttttttttttttttttaaatcctaaaCCACTTGACACATTTTTtattatacatatatttttataattttttttatttttacttaacTCCAACCTTTACAGTATTATAGATATTATATTATTGAACTCCTTATTAAGCGCCTGTAATTCAActatattttgttttgaatttttaCTTCTGACTTCCTTTATTTTATCCTGTTTAAGTTCTGTTCTTTTGTTCAGGTTTTTACCATATTATTTCCATACCAGAAGTCTTTCATTATCCATTGATAACTCTGTTGTCACACCTtcccctcaggttaagagcCTTGGCGTCATCCTCGACAGCACTTTTTCCTTCAcagaacataaataatatcactCGGTCTTCCAGTTTTCATTTTCTTAATATAAACTGCCTTCGTCCTTCACTCACTCCAAACAGTATCGCCATACTTGTCAATGCTCTTGTCACATCTCGTTTAGATTTGTGTAATTCTCTTCTCTATGTTCTACCTCATAAATCAATTCATAAATTGCAGTTAGTTCAAAATAAAGCTGCTCGTATTATATTCCAAATTACATCTACTGAACATAGAACACCTGTTCTTAAACCGCTCCATTGGCTTCCAGTTCACCTCCATGTCAATTTCAAGAGCCTGCTTCTTactttcaaagcacttcataaacTTGCTCCCCCATATTTATTTGATCCTTTCCATACGTACTCACCCCCTAGTACACTCtgctcttcttcagcttcccttctgtctgTTCCACCTGCTCGCCTGACTTTCATGGGACTTTTGCTCAGAGACTTTGCAGTTCAGAGATGTGGTGGAAGTGCATTCCAAACTCTCTCTCCACTTTTAAATTGCATCTTAAAACCCATCTATTCAAAATTTCATACCCTTCATCATGATTCCGTCTTAATCCATTTTTACCTTGTTTagcttttatactttatttttcatttaccttatgttttgtttttttcttgcactAATGTAAGGCGACCTTGAGGGTCTTTAAAAGGcacctataaataaaatttattattattattattattattattattattgttattattattattagtttttctAAAAGTTTTTTCTTCAAACACCACCTATAAAATGGCTTAAACAATCTTAAGGTTGCagaaatttacttttttttttttagtctaaaCCATGGgatgttattttttaataacagaagacaCCATTTGAAGTTGTCAAGCAAATTATAAAGCATATTCTGGGCAGTAACATTCATAAGATGCATATGATGTATGTAATTTGGGCTGGGAACACTACTGCACACTCACCCTCCAGAGAGCACAGGCGAGACAACCCGTACAAAAGGTGGGTCAAAGGGAAAATTATCCTGTtgtagagaagaagaaaaaactgccTTGAGACAGCCCTATActacgaaaaaaaaaaaataaagctgttgaCAATTACTTCCATAGGACTCACTTTATAAGAGAAATTGAGCAGAATGTAATCCActccttccttttcttttaaGACCTGCAAGTCACTATGTAATGGACTATCTGGGTCTACCCtgtaacaaacaacaaaaaaggtcaaataaaaacagcattttcaaaGTTGGAAATGTAAATGGAATCAAAATCCACTCAGAATAAGAACTTACGTCCTTAACTTCACATGCCATTCATAAAGGCTGTCATTGACTAGTTCGACTGAATAAATACCTGTGAAAtgagtcacaaacacacaaagagctTCACTTAAAGCTTCtgaaaataacattaaatacaATGCAAGCCACAAGCCTTGAGTAATGGCTCCTTTTATTCACCTGTCTTGTAACTCTGTGACCTGTAGATCTCCCTGAGTTCCTTCATTAGGCGGTCTGAGGCTTGCACTGAGCCAGAGACTGCACCCTGCAACATAAAACAACTGACGGTTAAACAACTGGACAAACAGGAAGCATACCAGAGGTTTTCAGATTTTGCACAATTTTCTTGGACTGCTGCATTTTTGCACTGAGTGTTGGATGTTGCTGTTTAACTGGTAGGTTACATGAGAATGTACGTCTTCCCTTTATAATTGACAGACTCAATATGAGTCTGCTCAATTATGCCGcgcccaaaaaaaacaaatcataatCAAATTATTTTCTAGTAGAAATTCATACAAAAGACTAATTATCTCATGATTGTGTATTCATAATCTCCGAAAGCCAAAAATATTAACTGAGATTAAGGTTTGATTAAAAATGTGACAGATGGAAATCTTACATTCAAGTGATCTTGTCTCTGATTTTTACGGATTTTCTCCAAGATAgccagattttctttttctatccCTTCATCTTCTGACTTCTTTCCATCCACCggctcctcttctttcatttcGTAATGGTCCAGGTCTTGGTCCAGATCAATATCCTGCTAGCAGAACACATACATTTGTTCAGAAAAGagagaacccccccccccaaaaaccttAAAGATATTGAGCAAATTGACGATCAATCAATGGATCATATTTGGTTACCTCTCCCATttcgtcttcttcttcctcttcagaaGTCACCTCATCTGATAACCCATGCTGTGGAAGGTTGGAAATTGAAAAACAGTGAGTAGCTAAGATCAACGAAAGACTCTTGAGCTTTACTCTTATTTAGTGAGCTTACTTTTCTGTCTTGGGTGATCGGGCCAGCTGGTAGAGGCTGGTCCAGCATTTCTACATCTGGATGTTGTGGCAGGTTGTAAAGACGACAGAGATCACAAATTAGGCGCTTCAACTGCTGTAGAAGCTGTAAGAAACATTGAGAAGATAAactgttaataataatattaaattgCATTTTCAAAATGTAGCAAAGCATCCTATGTGGAGCAAGATCCATATCAACCATCTTACCAGTGTGCTGCCTTTCCTCACATCTTCTAGGCGCTCCAACACTTCAGCCAGACTGGGATCATCAGAGTCGACAAACCATATTGGTGGCGTTGAGGGATAGGATTCctgcaacagcagcaacaagaacACATACAAATTTAGCTGATTGTGCTCGAGTGCTGATGGCTTTACAGTCAACAGAATGCACTAGAATTGTACTGTGAAAACCACTGCttttaagaaacaaaaatggCACCCTGGGTTAGAAATCTGATTAACATAAAGTGTTATCAAGTTTGTTTCAGAGTTACAAGCGACTTCAAACCAAAAGCCTTAgcccacacacccacccaccgcACAAAATTAGCCTCTTACCAGCTGAAGAGCGAAAGCAACTCGAGCACGAGAGAGAAGTGGTTAAGTGCTCCTTTGACATTTCAATTAGGTCTTAATACAGTTTTTAAAGTCATGAGTAAAAATCCAGTTTTCAACTGCTGTGCTTAGCAGCAAATGTATTCAAACAGATTAAAAAGCATTTAGACACATATGGTGTCTAATATGTAAAGTTTTGGTAATGTAAAAAGACCAAGAGAAGAAAATACTGCACACAGAAGGAGAGATCCATGTATATATTAATaagagatgttttattttttattgtgtttttcagAAAGTTAAGAAAGATGTTGAGAGAAAACATATTGCATATTTTATACAGCAATGACTGTGCAGTATTCATGTTAAAATGACTGCACTGAAGTCTAAGAAAACTTCCCTACTTTTCAACTGATTCAAGAtcccagtttaaaaaaaaaaaaaaaaaagtttttggtCTCGATTGGTAGTTTTAGTTC contains the following coding sequences:
- the LOC116332672 gene encoding ubiquitin-conjugating enzyme E2 Q2-like isoform X1 produces the protein MSVSGLKAELKFLESIFDPNHERFRIIDWKPDELSCQFNVTGEKLLIIHCNITESYPSTPPIWFVDSDDPSLAEVLERLEDVRKGSTLLLQQLKRLICDLCRLYNLPQHPDVEMLDQPLPAGPITQDRKHGLSDEVTSEEEEEDEMGEQDIDLDQDLDHYEMKEEEPVDGKKSEDEGIEKENLAILEKIRKNQRQDHLNGAVSGSVQASDRLMKELREIYRSQSYKTGIYSVELVNDSLYEWHVKLRTVDPDSPLHSDLQVLKEKEGVDYILLNFSYKDNFPFDPPFVRVVSPVLSGGYVLGGGALCMELLTKQGWSSAYSIESVIMQINATLVKGKARVQFGANKNQYNLARAQQSYKSLVQIHEKNGWYTPPKEDG
- the LOC116332672 gene encoding ubiquitin-conjugating enzyme E2 Q2-like isoform X2, producing MSVSGLKAELKFLESIFDPNHERFRIIDWKPDELSCQFNVTGEKLLIIHCNITESYPSTPPIWFVDSDDPSLAEVLERLEDVRKGSTLLLQQLKRLICDLCRLYNLPQHPDVEMLDQPLPAGPITQDRKHGLSDEVTSEEEEEDEMGEDIDLDQDLDHYEMKEEEPVDGKKSEDEGIEKENLAILEKIRKNQRQDHLNGAVSGSVQASDRLMKELREIYRSQSYKTGIYSVELVNDSLYEWHVKLRTVDPDSPLHSDLQVLKEKEGVDYILLNFSYKDNFPFDPPFVRVVSPVLSGGYVLGGGALCMELLTKQGWSSAYSIESVIMQINATLVKGKARVQFGANKNQYNLARAQQSYKSLVQIHEKNGWYTPPKEDG